The following coding sequences are from one Eptesicus fuscus isolate TK198812 chromosome 7, DD_ASM_mEF_20220401, whole genome shotgun sequence window:
- the RPL3 gene encoding 60S ribosomal protein L3, which yields MSHRKFSAPRHGSLGFLPRKRSSRHRGKVKSFPKDDSSKPVHLTAFLGYKAGMTHIVREVDRPGSKVNKKEVVEAVTIVETPPMVVVGIVGYVETPRGLRTFKTIFAEHISDECKRRFYKNWHKSKKKAFTKYSKKWQDDDGKKQLEKDFNSMKKYCQVIRVIAHTQMRLLPLRQKKAHLMEIQVNGGTVAEKLDWARERLEQQVPVNQVFGQDEMIDVIGVTKGKGYKGVTSRWHTKKLPRKTHRGLRKVACIGAWHPARVAFSVARAGQKGYHHRTEINKKIYKIGQGYLIKDGKLIKNNASTDYDLSDKSINPLGGFVHYGEVTNDFVMLKGCVVGTKKRVLTLRKSLLVQTKRRALEKIDLKFIDTTSKFGHGRFQTVEEKKAFMGPLKKDRIAKEEGA from the exons ATG TCTCACAGGAAGTTTTCCGCTCCCAGGCATGGGTCCCTGGGCTTCTTGCCTCGGAAGCGCAGCAGCCGGCACCGCGGGAAGGTGAAGAGCTTCCCCAAGGATGACTCCTCCAAGCCTGTCCACCTCACAGCCTTCCTGGGCTACAAGGCTGGCATGACCCACATCGTGCGGGAGGTCGACAGGCCAGGATCCA AGGTGAACAAGAAGGAAGTTGTGGAGGCTGTGACCATTGTGGAGACACCGCCCATGGTGGTGGTGGGCATCGTGGGCTACGTGGAAACCCCCCGGGGCCTCCGTACCTTCAAAACCATCTTTGCTGAGCACATCAGTGATGAGTGCAAAAGGCGCTTTTATAAGAACTG GCATAAATCCAAGAAGAAGGCCTTCACCAAATACTCCAAGAAGTGGCAAGATGACGATGGCAAGAAGCAGCTGGAGAAGGACTTCAACAGCATGAAGAAGTACTGCCAGGTCATCCGTGTCATCGCCCACACCCAG ATGCGCCTGCTCCCTCTGCGCCAGAAGAAGGCGCACCTCATGGAGATCCAGGTGAACGGAGGCACGGTGGCCGAGAAACTGGACTGGGCCCGTGAGAGGCTGGAGCAGCAGGTCCCTGTGAACCAGGTGTTTGGACAGGACGAGATGATTGATGTCATCGGAGTGACCAAGGGCAAAGGCTACAAAG GGGTCACCAGCCGCTGGCACACCAAGAAGCTGCCACGCAAGACCCACAGAGGGCTGCGGAAGGTTGCCTGTATCGGGGCGTGGCATCCTGCCCGGGTGGCCTTCTCTGTGGCCCGGGCTGGGCAGAAAGGCTACCATCACCGCACTGAGATCAACAAGAAG ATCTACAAGATTGGCCAGGGCTACCTCATCAAGGACGGCAAGCTAATCAAGAACAACGCCTCCACCGACTATGACCTGTCCGACAAGAGCATCAACCCTCTG GGTGGCTTTGTCCACTACGGTGAAGTGACCAATGACTTCGTCATGCTGAAAGGCTGCGTGGTGGGAACCAAGAAGCGAGTGCTCACCCTCCGCAAG TCCTTGCTGGTGCAGACCAAACGGCGGGCCCTGGAGAAGATTGACCTTAAGTTTATCGACACCACCTCCAAGTTCGGCCACGGCCGCTTCCAGACAGTGGAGGAGAAGAAAGCCTTCATG GGACCACTCAAGAAAGACCGGATTGCCAAGGAAGAAGGAGCCTAA
- the LOC129149737 gene encoding thymosin beta-4-like — translation MVHNMQARSDKPDTAETGKFTESKLKKTETQEKNPLPPKEKTEQEQQAGKS, via the exons ATGGTACACAATATGCAAG CCAGGTCTGACAAGCCCGATACGGCTGAGACTGGGAAATTCACTGAGTCGAAACTGAAGAAGACAGAGACGCAAGAGAAAAATCCCCTGCCTCCAAAAGAAAAGACTGAacaggagcagcaagcaggcaaaTCGTAA